The following are from one region of the Salvia hispanica cultivar TCC Black 2014 chromosome 1, UniMelb_Shisp_WGS_1.0, whole genome shotgun sequence genome:
- the LOC125201972 gene encoding transcription initiation factor TFIID subunit 8-like isoform X1: protein MSDGGEAEGRRDEHNDSNMRFGADEYSRAIARVAMAQICEGIGFEGFNESALDSLADIAIRYVCELGKTSRLYANLAGRMSCNIFDIVQGLEDMGTPQGFTGASEVHSDCVVSSGAIREIKEYLETADEVPFGQPVPHFPVISEQRMIPSFLQMGETPAFKCVPPWLPAFPDPHTYLQTPVWNERQSDARTDKIELARQHRKAERSLLSLQQRLICNGSSVATTSDEPYNEENGLEVNNNGNLIFENPLDAGKIVMSKISIPPKLSSQAHAEKKVSLLETFAPAIEAMKDGLESGSDGENTIPEKKAPVFLELKGGKKLFGEPLDLRIRNKAVGRAALWFGHNGENDDKKRRVEFILRQSLENQQELPQ from the coding sequence ATGAGCGATGGAGGTGAAGCTGAAGGCAGGCGAGACGAACACAATGATTCAAATATGCGATTTGGTGCTGATGAATATAGTCGAGCAATAGCAAGGGTTGCGATGGCTCAGATATGCGAGGGCATTGGGTTTGAGGGATTCAACGAGTCTGCTCTTGATTCACTTGCTGACATTGCGATTAGGTACGTCTGTGAATTAGGTAAAACGTCGAGATTGTATGCGAATTTAGCTGGTAGGATGAGTTGCAACATCTTTGATATCGTTCAAGGGTTGGAAGACATGGGCACACCCCAAGGATTTACTGGTGCTTCAGAGGTTCATTCTGACTGTGTAGTGAGTTCAGGTGCTATTAGAGAGATTAAAGAGTATTTAGAGACGGCTGATGAGGTACCATTTGGTCAACCAGTGCCACATTTTCCTGTGATCAGTGAACAGAGAATGATACCTAGTTTCTTGCAAATGGGGGAGACTCCAGCTTTTAAGTGTGTGCCACCATGGTTGCCTGCATTTCCTGATCCCCACACGTATTTACAGACACCTGTTTGGAATGAGAGGCAATCTGACGCCCGTACTGATAAGATTGAGCTAGCGAGGCAGCATAGGAAGGCAGAAAGGTCTTTGTTAAGCCTACAGCAGCGGCTTATATGTAATGGATCATCAGTGGCTACAACATCTGATGAACCAtataatgaagaaaatgggTTAGAAGTTAATAACAATGGGAACCTGATTTTTGAGAATCCTTTGGATGCTGGGAAAATAGTCATGTCAAAGATTAGCATTCCCCCAAAACTTTCTAGTCAAGCTCACgcagaaaaaaaagtttcttTGTTGGAGACATTTGCTCCAGCCATTGAGGCAATGAAGGATGGGCTTGAATCTGGAAGTGATGGTGAGAATACAATTCCTGAAAAGAAGGCTCCTGTATTTTTAGAGCTCAAGGGGGGTAAGAAATTATTCGGTGAACCATTGGATTTAAGGATTCGAAACAAGGCTGTGGGAAGAGCAGCTTTGTGGTTTGGTCATAATGGCGAAAATGATGACAAAAAGAGGAGGGTTGAGTTTATACTGCGGCAATCCTTGGAAAACCAGCAGGAGCTTCCTCAGTAG
- the LOC125201972 gene encoding transcription initiation factor TFIID subunit 8-like isoform X2, which produces MRFGADEYSRAIARVAMAQICEGIGFEGFNESALDSLADIAIRYVCELGKTSRLYANLAGRMSCNIFDIVQGLEDMGTPQGFTGASEVHSDCVVSSGAIREIKEYLETADEVPFGQPVPHFPVISEQRMIPSFLQMGETPAFKCVPPWLPAFPDPHTYLQTPVWNERQSDARTDKIELARQHRKAERSLLSLQQRLICNGSSVATTSDEPYNEENGLEVNNNGNLIFENPLDAGKIVMSKISIPPKLSSQAHAEKKVSLLETFAPAIEAMKDGLESGSDGENTIPEKKAPVFLELKGGKKLFGEPLDLRIRNKAVGRAALWFGHNGENDDKKRRVEFILRQSLENQQELPQ; this is translated from the coding sequence ATGCGATTTGGTGCTGATGAATATAGTCGAGCAATAGCAAGGGTTGCGATGGCTCAGATATGCGAGGGCATTGGGTTTGAGGGATTCAACGAGTCTGCTCTTGATTCACTTGCTGACATTGCGATTAGGTACGTCTGTGAATTAGGTAAAACGTCGAGATTGTATGCGAATTTAGCTGGTAGGATGAGTTGCAACATCTTTGATATCGTTCAAGGGTTGGAAGACATGGGCACACCCCAAGGATTTACTGGTGCTTCAGAGGTTCATTCTGACTGTGTAGTGAGTTCAGGTGCTATTAGAGAGATTAAAGAGTATTTAGAGACGGCTGATGAGGTACCATTTGGTCAACCAGTGCCACATTTTCCTGTGATCAGTGAACAGAGAATGATACCTAGTTTCTTGCAAATGGGGGAGACTCCAGCTTTTAAGTGTGTGCCACCATGGTTGCCTGCATTTCCTGATCCCCACACGTATTTACAGACACCTGTTTGGAATGAGAGGCAATCTGACGCCCGTACTGATAAGATTGAGCTAGCGAGGCAGCATAGGAAGGCAGAAAGGTCTTTGTTAAGCCTACAGCAGCGGCTTATATGTAATGGATCATCAGTGGCTACAACATCTGATGAACCAtataatgaagaaaatgggTTAGAAGTTAATAACAATGGGAACCTGATTTTTGAGAATCCTTTGGATGCTGGGAAAATAGTCATGTCAAAGATTAGCATTCCCCCAAAACTTTCTAGTCAAGCTCACgcagaaaaaaaagtttcttTGTTGGAGACATTTGCTCCAGCCATTGAGGCAATGAAGGATGGGCTTGAATCTGGAAGTGATGGTGAGAATACAATTCCTGAAAAGAAGGCTCCTGTATTTTTAGAGCTCAAGGGGGGTAAGAAATTATTCGGTGAACCATTGGATTTAAGGATTCGAAACAAGGCTGTGGGAAGAGCAGCTTTGTGGTTTGGTCATAATGGCGAAAATGATGACAAAAAGAGGAGGGTTGAGTTTATACTGCGGCAATCCTTGGAAAACCAGCAGGAGCTTCCTCAGTAG
- the LOC125201974 gene encoding membrane magnesium transporter-like, which produces MGFSHAVGVVGVLILAHAAYSTIQYRSLLKITEEQFTGPPITVVVELVAGLFFCLWAALTVPGKFLSILPQSDENRVVALPFNLDFMIFNHRGKAFSLGIDMKMN; this is translated from the exons ATGGGCTTCTCTCACGCCGTCGGTGTCGTCGGAGTTCTGATTCTCGCACACGCCGCCTACTCCACTATTCAGT ATAGATCTTTGCTCAAAATTACTGAAGAGCAGTTCACGGGGCCACCGATCACT GTAGTTGTGGAGTTAGTTGCAGGATTGTTTTTCTGTTTGTGGGCTGCTTTAACTGTGCCCGGCAAATTCTTGTCGATCCTCCCTCAATCAGACGAGAACAG GGTAGTTGCCTTGCCTTTCAATCTGGATTTCATGATCTTCAATCATCGTGGAAAAGCTTTTTCTTTGGGTATTGATATGAAGATGAACTGA
- the LOC125194421 gene encoding TSL-kinase interacting protein 1-like: MVTPASLDCELCLCPDNLGNKDGNSGMPSSSQEQAGPQMPVKKPTRQWAAWTRQEEESFFAALRQVGKNFEKITSRVQSKNKDQVRHYYYRLVRRMNKLLGPELCLDAKDSKDTNTAMLRWWSLLEKYSCKASKLHLKPRRFKIFVETLENQLLRDRKKNTKKRLSTGENNTSVPNITNQVRASGHDNRAVKVVLLDSQNIEKVGTGKGSLFKRHANIGMSRTNCKGDQAAVKTVKHRRKNGLASVAAYKRWEKAAIAGVSLVADAAEQLERVDTDKETEYQETPGQGNAQLVGEMARSLQTSARSTLNEDNSQNPAKLKLQLFPIDELTQKDLERNHHNPYLELTLSTRKKISSVVEHLNRKWGNSRLLDLDQELMLFPYWAQKENLVGYQKWTKESTLCATDVYYLIGSPPVFRLRYGWFSKAEIESATAQALSYAKIDGARKQNAETKNLSSSSDYQTASVEPIITLTPSESTPTITVACDIPVSCVNTSRYSDSTAVALLPRNASGDLIHTRQVENTKDIPMSAGEWADSLTNISMGELLSESTPDTDANCSNFPGSLGLNCQQIPFSCDSFDAAIAAHIFKHQTKVHQQGLASHAPSIFDSEETRDAFSFQKTSAFFRENHNASVNGFKDTCKHPTITRPSVSQSEVEELPGAEMVTNNHTCEDLVDECESDNPIENSTKDFSGLTDIYWPDSLGALELDIPSCRYQSNDLILSDSLGGLNRLIANSLDAFQSCSFFGSEKKEGHASSSASRLISKREKAIKDATRPLRRCKACDELCHHDSRNCPMLKELEMENELRKGKRKC, translated from the exons atggtGACACCGGCTTCATTGGACTGTGAACTTTGTCTTTGTCCTGATAATCTTGGAAATAAGGATGGGAATTCTGGCATGCCATCATCCTCACAGGAGCAAGCTGGTCCGCAGATGCCTG TGAAAAAACCGACAAGACAATGGGCTGCTTGGACCCGTCAGGAAGAAGAAAGCTTTTTTGCTGCATTACGTCaagttggcaag aattttgagaaaatcaCTTCGCGTGTCCAGAGCAAAAACAAGGATCAG GTCAGGCATTACTACTATCGACTTGTCAGGCGCATGAACAAGTTGCTAGGCCCAGAACTTTGCCTTGATGCCAAAGACTCAAAAGACACTAACACTGCAATGCTTCGATg GTGGTCATTGTTGGAAAAATACAGCTGTAAAGCTTCTAAGCTTCATCTAAAACCTAGAAGATTTAAGATATTTGTGGAGACTCTG GAGAACCAACTTTTGAGGGATCGGAAAAAGAATACTAAAAAACGACTGTCTACTGGAGAAAATAACACTTCTGTACCAAACATCACAAATCAGGTCAGAGCATCCGGGCATGACAACCGTGCTGTAAAAGTGGTTCTTCTTGACAGCCAGAACATTGAGAAAGTTGGAACTGGAAAGGGGTCTTTGTTTAAGCGGCATGCCAATATAGGAATGAGCCGTACCAACTGCAAAGGAGACCAAGCTGCTGTGAAGACGGTGAAACATCGGCGGAAAAATG GCCTTGCATCAGTTGCTGCATATAAAAGATGGGAGAAAGCTGCCATTGCTGGAGTTTCATTGGTGGCCGATGCTGCTGAACAATTGGAACGGGTGGATACTGATAAAGAGACTGAGTATCAGGAAACACCAG GTCAAGGTAATGCTCAACTTGTTGGTGAAATGGCACGCTCTCTACAAACATCTGCACGAAGCACGCTCAATGAAGACAACAGTCAGAACCCTGCAAAGCTTAAGCTTCAGTTGTTTCCAATTGATGAACTTACTCAAAAAGACTTGGAGAGG AATCATCATAACCCTTATCTGGAGCTTACTTTGAGTACACGGAAGAAAATATCATCTGTGGTGGAACATCTCAATCGCAAGTGGGGAAACTCAAGGTTGTTAGACTTAGATCAAGAGCTAATGCTTTTTCCTTACTGGGCACAGAAAGAAAACCTAGTGGGGTATCAGAAGTGGACTAAGGAATCTACTCTGTGTGCAACTGATGTATATTACCTAATTGGAAGCCCTCCAGTATTCCGCCTCAG ATATGGCTGGTTTTCAAAAGCCGAGATTGAATCTGCAACTGCTCAAGCACTTTCCTATGCTAAAATTGATGGGGCAAGAAAGCAGAATGCTGAAACTAAGAACCTAAGCAGTTCGTCTGATTACCAGACTGCCTCTGTTGAACCAATTATCACTCTGACTCCCTCCGAATCTACTCCAACTATAACAGTTGCGTGTGATATCCCTGTATCCTGTGTTAATACATCAAGATACTCGGATAGCACTGCAGTTGCATTATTACCTAGAAATGCAAGTGGAGATTTGATACATACTAGGCAAGTTGAGAACACG AAGGATATTCCCATGTCTGCTGGGGAATGGGCTGACAGTCTTACGAACATAAGTATGGGAGAGCTGCTATCTGAGTCAACTCCAGACACAGATGCTAACTGCAGTAATTTTCCAGGATCTCTAGGTTTAAATTGTCAGCAGATTCCATTCAGTTGCGACTCTTTTGATGCTGCAATTGCTGCTCACATTTTTAAACATCAAACCAAAGTCCACCAGCAGGGCCTTGCATCTCATGCACCTTCCATCTTTGATTCTGAAGAAACACGAGATGCCTTTTCTTTCCAGAAAACTAGTGCTTTCTTTCGTGAAAACCACAATGCAAGTGTGAATGGTTTCAAAGACACCTGTAAACATCCTACTATAACCAGACCTTCTGTATCTCAAAGTGAAGTTGAG GAATTGCCTGGAGCAGAGATGGTGACTAATAACCACACTTGTGAAGACCTCGTGGACGAATGTGAATCTGATAATCCTATAGAAAACTCCACTAAGGATTTCTCTGGGCTCACAGATATATATTGG CCCGACTCTTTAGGAGCATTAGAGTTGGACATACCCTCGTGTAGATACCAAAGCAACGATCTAATTCTTAGCGATAGCCTCGGTGGTTTGAACCGCCTGATAGCTAACAGTCTGGACGCATTCCAGAGCTGCTCTTTCTTTGGCTCGGAGAAGAAAGAA GGGCACGCGAGCAGCTCCGCTAGTCGTCTGATTTccaagagagaaaaggctatCAAGGATGCTACTAGGCCCCTTAGACGGTGTAAGGCGTGCGATGAGTTGTGCCATCATGACTCTAGAAATTGTCCAATGCTTAAAGAGCTTGAAATGGAGAATGAGCTGCGTAAGGGAAAGAGGAAATGTTGA